The following are from one region of the Bradyrhizobium septentrionale genome:
- the ftsZ gene encoding cell division protein FtsZ — translation MALNLTPPDISELKPRITVFGVGGAGGNAVNNMITAGLQGVDFVVANTDAQALTMSKAQRIVQMGTQVTQGLGAGSQPDVGAAAAQEVMDELRDHLTGANMVFVTAGMGGGTGTGAAPVIAKAAREMGILTVGVVTKPFHFEGQRRMRTAEHGISELHKVVDTLLIIPNQNLFRVANEKTTFADAFAMADQVLYSGVACITDLMVKEGLINLDFADVRAVMREMGKAMMGTGEATGEKRALTAAEAAIANPLIDDSSMKGARGLLISITGGKDLTLFEVDEAATRIREEVDADANIIVGATFDESLDGVIRVSVVATGIEQAAIASRAAAPAQQSGGSPESRLADLTARLRADNQRMAERSQKLEPPTGVTVAPIAAPAAAQQRPAVERAALAAIAAAVAPDSASAQAPMQPGSYGDVTVRPIAQKPTLFPDHEAAKAEQHEPMPPETFIPQAAERSPVRAPRMPKFEDLPMPAQAEIRQAHDGEAEHPQKTRLSLLQRLANVGLGRRDEETEPPIAARASNPAMPAMPPLPDRKQARSVAQQISANESPVSEYAKRPAPQGLDAHGRPAPVAPTPQGDDHLDIPAFLRRQAN, via the coding sequence ATGGCACTCAATCTGACACCCCCTGACATCAGCGAGCTGAAACCGCGGATCACTGTCTTCGGCGTCGGTGGCGCGGGTGGCAATGCCGTCAACAACATGATCACCGCCGGGTTGCAGGGCGTCGACTTCGTCGTCGCCAACACCGACGCACAGGCGCTGACCATGTCGAAGGCGCAGCGCATCGTCCAGATGGGCACCCAGGTCACTCAGGGCCTCGGCGCCGGTTCGCAGCCCGATGTCGGTGCCGCGGCCGCGCAGGAGGTCATGGACGAGCTGCGCGATCATCTCACCGGCGCCAACATGGTGTTCGTCACCGCCGGCATGGGCGGCGGCACCGGCACCGGTGCGGCGCCCGTGATCGCCAAGGCCGCCCGCGAAATGGGGATCCTCACGGTCGGCGTGGTCACCAAGCCGTTCCACTTCGAGGGCCAGCGCCGCATGCGCACCGCCGAGCACGGTATTTCCGAGCTGCACAAGGTGGTCGACACGCTGCTGATCATCCCGAACCAGAACCTGTTCCGGGTCGCCAACGAGAAGACCACCTTCGCCGACGCCTTCGCGATGGCCGACCAGGTGCTGTACTCGGGCGTCGCCTGCATCACCGACCTGATGGTCAAGGAAGGCCTGATCAACCTCGACTTCGCCGACGTCCGCGCCGTGATGCGGGAAATGGGCAAGGCGATGATGGGCACCGGCGAAGCCACCGGCGAGAAGCGCGCGCTGACCGCAGCGGAAGCTGCGATCGCCAACCCGCTGATCGACGATAGCTCGATGAAGGGCGCCCGCGGCCTCCTGATCTCGATCACCGGCGGCAAGGACCTGACCCTGTTCGAGGTCGACGAAGCCGCGACCCGCATCCGCGAGGAAGTCGATGCCGACGCCAACATCATCGTCGGCGCCACCTTCGACGAATCGCTCGACGGCGTCATTCGCGTCTCGGTGGTCGCAACCGGCATCGAGCAGGCCGCGATCGCCTCCCGTGCCGCGGCTCCCGCGCAGCAGTCGGGCGGCTCGCCGGAGAGCCGGCTGGCCGATCTGACTGCCCGCCTGCGGGCCGACAATCAGCGCATGGCCGAGCGTTCCCAGAAGCTGGAGCCGCCGACCGGCGTGACGGTCGCGCCGATTGCGGCTCCTGCCGCCGCCCAGCAGCGTCCGGCCGTCGAGCGTGCCGCGCTCGCGGCGATCGCGGCCGCAGTGGCCCCCGACAGCGCATCGGCTCAGGCGCCGATGCAGCCGGGGTCCTATGGTGACGTCACCGTGCGGCCGATCGCCCAGAAGCCGACCTTGTTCCCCGACCACGAGGCAGCCAAGGCCGAGCAGCACGAGCCGATGCCGCCCGAGACCTTCATCCCGCAGGCTGCCGAGCGTTCGCCGGTCCGCGCCCCGCGGATGCCGAAGTTCGAGGATCTGCCGATGCCGGCGCAGGCGGAGATCCGCCAGGCCCATGACGGTGAGGCGGAGCACCCGCAGAAGACCCGGCTGTCGCTGCTGCAGCGGCTGGCCAATGTCGGCCTCGGCCGCCGCGACGAAGAGACCGAGCCGCCGATCGCGGCCCGCGCCTCCAATCCGGCGATGCCCGCGATGCCGCCGCTGCCCGACCGCAAGCAGGCCCGCAGCGTCGCGCAGCAGATCTCAGCGAACGAATCGCCGGTATCGGAATATGCGAAGCGCCCGGCGCCGCAGGGATTGGACGCTCATGGCCGCCCCGCACCTGTTGCGCCAACGCCACAGGGCGACGACCATCTTGATATCCCGGCCTTCCTGCGCCGGCAGGCAAACTGA
- a CDS encoding 50S ribosomal protein L11 methyltransferase, with amino-acid sequence MTPSTHRASITLSDEPTAKRVVDALSELFFEDQAAFAAFERPDGRWDVTVHFAEPPDQSLLRELIGQVVRQDVAETLVFDVVEAKDWVKASLEDLVPVAAGRFIVHGQHDRHRIPPNKLGIEIEAALAFGTGHHGTTRGCLLLLDHVLKAYQPRRVLDLGTGTGVLGIAAAKALHGRVLASDIDPPSVQVAAENARLNGAGHLVDVIRATGFASPRFAGDGPFDLVLANILANPLRQLAGPMARHLAASAQVILSGLLTHQAPAVIAAYRARGLVPLRHLRIEGWSSLLLRSVR; translated from the coding sequence ATGACCCCATCCACACACCGCGCCAGCATCACCCTGTCAGACGAACCGACCGCAAAACGCGTGGTCGACGCGCTTTCCGAGTTGTTTTTCGAGGATCAGGCGGCCTTTGCAGCCTTCGAGCGGCCGGACGGCCGCTGGGACGTCACCGTCCATTTTGCCGAGCCGCCGGACCAATCCTTGCTGCGCGAGCTGATCGGACAGGTGGTGCGGCAGGATGTCGCAGAGACTTTAGTCTTTGATGTTGTTGAGGCAAAGGACTGGGTCAAGGCCAGCCTGGAGGACCTTGTCCCGGTCGCGGCCGGGCGCTTCATCGTCCACGGCCAGCATGACCGGCACAGAATTCCGCCCAACAAGCTCGGGATCGAGATCGAGGCGGCGCTCGCCTTCGGCACCGGCCATCACGGCACCACGCGCGGCTGCCTGCTGCTGCTCGACCACGTTCTGAAGGCGTATCAGCCCCGGCGGGTGCTCGACCTCGGCACCGGAACCGGCGTGCTGGGGATTGCCGCCGCCAAGGCGCTGCACGGCCGGGTGCTGGCCAGCGATATCGACCCGCCGTCCGTCCAGGTCGCCGCGGAGAACGCCCGGCTGAACGGCGCAGGTCATCTGGTCGATGTGATCCGCGCCACCGGCTTTGCGTCGCCGCGCTTTGCCGGGGATGGGCCGTTCGATCTGGTGCTCGCCAACATCCTGGCCAATCCGCTGCGCCAGCTGGCGGGGCCGATGGCCCGCCACCTCGCCGCGTCGGCACAGGTCATCCTCTCCGGCCTGCTGACCCACCAGGCGCCGGCTGTCATCGCCGCCTATCGCGCCCGCGGGCTGGTGCCGCTGCGGCATCTCAGAATCGAGGGCTGGAGCAGCCTGCTGCTGCGCTCGGTGAGGTGA
- a CDS encoding aminopeptidase P family protein: MFEAHFQTFEEPEGGVALTARLSALREELARRKLTGFVVPRADQQQNEYVAASEERLAWLTGFTGSAGLAIVLSKQAALFVDGRYTLQAGKQVDAKAWQVEPLVEPPPEHWLTRHLSAGDRLGFDPWLHTSAAAERLAAACTKAGAELVAVDRNPVDAIWSERPAPPLGPVSIHGAQFSGEIEAEKLKRIRLEINKLGVDALVLSDSHAVAWAFNIRGADVSHTPLPLSYALVPKDGRPLVFIDHRKLSNSVRDHLEQSADVEEPAALAPKLTELAKRGASIALDSATAADALSRLIAGAGGKPVRGNDPVSLLKAVKNITEIEGTRTAHQRDAVALTRFLAWIDREAPTGHLTEIDTVEALETFRRQTGALKDVSFPTIAGTGPNGAIVHYRVTRKSNRRIAPGDLLLIDSGAQYQDGTTDVTRTIAIGKPSDEMRDRFTRVLRGHIAIARAIFPDGTTGAQLDSFARQYLWRAGIDFEHGTGHGVGSYLSVHEGPARISKLGTTPLKRGMILSNEPGYYKTDAYGIRIENLELVIGTDIAGAEKPVNAFETLTLAPIDRRLIEVSMLGQDELAWLNDYHARVARVVRPHLDDNATKLWLDEATAALK, from the coding sequence ATGTTCGAAGCCCATTTCCAGACGTTCGAAGAGCCTGAAGGCGGCGTGGCGCTGACCGCGCGCTTGAGCGCGCTGCGCGAGGAGCTGGCGCGGCGCAAGCTGACCGGGTTTGTGGTTCCGCGCGCCGACCAGCAGCAGAATGAGTATGTTGCGGCGTCCGAGGAGCGGCTCGCCTGGCTGACCGGCTTCACCGGATCGGCCGGGCTCGCGATCGTGCTGAGCAAGCAGGCCGCCCTGTTCGTCGACGGCCGCTACACGCTGCAGGCCGGCAAGCAGGTCGACGCCAAGGCCTGGCAGGTCGAGCCGCTGGTCGAGCCGCCGCCGGAACACTGGCTGACGCGGCACCTTTCAGCCGGCGACCGCCTAGGATTTGACCCCTGGCTGCACACTTCTGCGGCAGCGGAACGGCTGGCGGCGGCCTGCACCAAGGCCGGCGCCGAGCTGGTCGCGGTCGACCGCAACCCGGTCGATGCGATCTGGAGCGAGCGGCCGGCACCGCCGCTCGGCCCGGTCAGCATCCACGGCGCGCAGTTTTCCGGTGAGATCGAGGCCGAGAAGCTCAAGCGGATCCGGCTCGAGATCAACAAGCTCGGCGTCGACGCGCTGGTGCTCTCCGACAGCCACGCGGTGGCCTGGGCCTTCAACATCCGCGGCGCCGACGTCTCGCATACGCCGCTGCCTCTGTCCTACGCGCTGGTGCCGAAGGACGGCCGGCCGCTGGTGTTCATCGATCACCGCAAGCTGTCGAACTCTGTGCGCGACCATCTCGAGCAATCCGCCGATGTCGAGGAGCCGGCGGCGCTGGCACCGAAACTCACCGAACTCGCCAAGCGCGGCGCCTCGATCGCGCTGGACAGCGCGACCGCAGCCGACGCGCTGAGCCGCCTGATCGCGGGCGCCGGTGGCAAGCCGGTGCGCGGCAACGACCCGGTCAGCCTGCTGAAGGCGGTGAAGAACATCACCGAGATCGAGGGCACGCGCACGGCGCATCAGCGCGACGCGGTGGCGCTGACGCGCTTCCTCGCCTGGATCGACCGTGAGGCGCCCACAGGCCACCTCACCGAGATCGACACCGTCGAGGCGCTGGAGACATTCCGCCGCCAGACCGGCGCGCTGAAGGACGTCTCGTTCCCGACCATCGCCGGCACCGGGCCGAACGGCGCCATCGTGCATTACCGCGTGACGCGCAAGAGCAACCGCCGCATCGCGCCCGGCGACCTCCTGCTGATCGATTCCGGCGCTCAATATCAGGACGGCACCACTGACGTCACCCGCACCATCGCGATCGGCAAACCGAGCGACGAGATGCGCGACCGCTTCACCCGGGTGCTGCGCGGTCATATCGCGATCGCCCGCGCGATCTTCCCCGACGGCACCACCGGCGCGCAGCTCGACAGCTTCGCACGGCAGTATCTCTGGCGGGCTGGGATCGATTTCGAGCACGGCACCGGCCACGGCGTCGGCAGCTATCTCTCAGTGCATGAAGGGCCGGCGCGGATCTCAAAACTCGGCACTACGCCGCTGAAGCGCGGCATGATCCTGTCCAACGAGCCCGGCTACTACAAGACCGACGCCTACGGTATAAGGATCGAGAACCTCGAGCTCGTGATCGGCACCGACATTGCCGGCGCCGAGAAGCCGGTCAATGCCTTCGAGACGCTGACCCTGGCGCCGATCGATCGCCGCCTGATCGAGGTGAGCATGCTGGGCCAAGACGAGTTGGCCTGGCTCAACGACTACCACGCCCGCGTCGCGCGCGTGGTGCGCCCGCATCTCGACGACAACGCCACGAAGCTGTGGCTGGATGAGGCGACGGCTGCGCTGAAGTAG
- the ligA gene encoding NAD-dependent DNA ligase LigA → MAVKAKKALVDVDKLTKAQAKVELMRLALELEGHDKRYYQKDAPTVSDAAYDALRRRLEAIEAKFPDLVTKDSPTQTVGAAPARGFAKVQHAVPMLSLGNAFSDEDVTEFVERIRRFLKLDADHIPVLVAEPKIDGLSLSLRYENGELVRAATRGDGFTGEDVTANVRTIKDIPHTLKGRNVPAACEMRGEVYMLKKDFLELNKKQAAADDTIFANPRNSAAGSLRQKDVSITASRPLKFFAYTWGEMSEPPADTQHGMLEWMDKAGFVVNPLITLCERVDDVLEFYNKIGEERASLGYDIDGVVYKVDRLDWQERLGFVSRSPRWAIAHKFAAEQATTILRGIDIQVGRTGAMTPVARLEPVTVGGVVVSNATLHNEDYIKGIGNDGSPIRDGVDLRVDDTVVVQRAGDVIPQVVSVVLDKRPKSAKPYKFPDTCPVCGSHAIREEGEAVRRCTGALICPAQAVERLKHFVSRLAFDIDGLGEKQIQEFYEDELVMSPVDIFTLRERDGRSTRKLMEREGYGETSVRNLFDAIDARRNIELHRLIFALGIRHVGEGNAKLLARHYHTIENFREAMLAAAKGSKDEENTTEAYQDLNDIDGIGEIVADAVVEFFAEPRNVKALGELLHQIEVKPAEQPRKSSPVSDKTVVFTGSLTKFTRDEAKAMAERLGAKVAGSVSKKTDYVVAGEDAGSKLTKAREHGVAVLTEDEWLKLIGE, encoded by the coding sequence ATGGCTGTCAAGGCGAAGAAAGCGCTGGTCGACGTCGACAAGCTCACCAAGGCGCAGGCCAAGGTTGAGCTGATGCGGCTTGCGCTCGAGCTCGAAGGCCACGACAAGCGCTACTACCAGAAGGACGCGCCGACCGTATCCGATGCGGCCTATGACGCCTTGCGGCGGCGCCTGGAGGCGATCGAGGCCAAATTCCCCGATCTCGTCACCAAGGACTCGCCGACGCAGACGGTTGGCGCGGCGCCGGCGCGCGGCTTTGCCAAGGTGCAGCATGCCGTTCCGATGCTGTCGCTCGGCAACGCATTCAGCGACGAGGACGTCACCGAGTTCGTCGAACGTATCAGGCGCTTTCTCAAGCTGGATGCCGACCATATTCCGGTGCTGGTCGCCGAGCCGAAGATCGACGGCCTGTCTCTCTCGCTGCGCTACGAAAATGGCGAGCTTGTCCGCGCCGCGACGCGCGGCGACGGCTTCACCGGCGAGGACGTCACCGCCAACGTCCGTACCATCAAGGACATTCCGCACACACTGAAGGGCCGCAACGTTCCGGCAGCCTGCGAAATGCGCGGTGAAGTCTATATGCTCAAGAAGGATTTTCTCGAGCTGAACAAGAAGCAGGCCGCGGCTGACGACACGATCTTTGCCAATCCGCGCAATTCGGCCGCGGGCTCGCTGCGTCAGAAGGACGTGTCGATCACCGCGTCGCGGCCGCTGAAATTCTTCGCCTACACATGGGGCGAGATGAGCGAGCCGCCCGCCGACACCCAGCACGGCATGCTGGAGTGGATGGACAAGGCAGGCTTTGTGGTCAATCCGCTGATCACGCTCTGCGAGAGAGTCGATGATGTCCTGGAATTCTACAACAAGATCGGCGAAGAGCGGGCCTCGCTCGGCTACGACATTGACGGCGTGGTCTACAAGGTCGACCGCCTCGACTGGCAGGAGCGCCTCGGATTCGTGTCGCGCAGCCCGCGCTGGGCAATCGCCCACAAATTTGCAGCCGAGCAGGCGACGACGATTCTCAGGGGTATCGATATCCAGGTGGGACGCACCGGCGCGATGACGCCGGTCGCGCGGCTCGAGCCGGTGACGGTCGGCGGCGTCGTGGTTTCGAATGCGACCCTGCACAACGAGGACTACATCAAGGGCATCGGCAACGACGGAAGTCCGATCCGGGATGGCGTGGATCTCCGGGTCGACGACACCGTCGTCGTGCAGCGCGCCGGCGACGTCATCCCCCAGGTCGTCAGTGTCGTTCTGGACAAGCGGCCGAAGAGTGCAAAGCCTTACAAGTTTCCGGACACCTGCCCGGTGTGCGGCAGCCATGCGATTCGCGAGGAGGGCGAGGCGGTGCGTCGCTGCACCGGTGCGCTCATCTGTCCGGCGCAGGCGGTCGAGCGGCTGAAGCATTTCGTGTCGCGGCTTGCCTTCGACATCGATGGTCTGGGCGAGAAGCAGATCCAGGAATTCTACGAGGACGAGCTGGTGATGTCGCCTGTCGACATCTTCACCCTTCGCGAGCGGGACGGGCGATCGACCAGGAAATTGATGGAGCGCGAGGGCTACGGCGAAACCTCGGTGCGCAATCTGTTCGACGCGATCGATGCTCGCCGCAACATCGAACTGCACCGGCTGATCTTTGCGCTCGGCATTCGCCATGTCGGGGAAGGCAACGCCAAGCTGTTGGCGCGGCACTACCACACGATCGAGAATTTCCGTGAGGCGATGCTGGCCGCCGCCAAGGGCAGCAAGGACGAAGAGAACACCACCGAGGCCTACCAGGACCTCAACGATATCGATGGCATCGGCGAGATCGTCGCAGATGCGGTGGTCGAGTTCTTTGCCGAGCCGCGCAACGTCAAGGCGCTCGGCGAATTGTTGCACCAGATCGAGGTGAAGCCCGCCGAGCAGCCGCGCAAGAGCTCGCCTGTTTCGGACAAGACCGTGGTGTTCACCGGCTCGCTGACGAAATTCACCCGTGACGAAGCCAAGGCGATGGCAGAGCGTCTCGGCGCCAAGGTCGCGGGCTCGGTTTCCAAGAAGACGGATTATGTGGTGGCCGGTGAGGACGCCGGCTCCAAGCTGACCAAGGCGCGCGAGCACGGCGTTGCGGTGCTGACCGAAGACGAGTGGCTGAAGCTGATCGGGGAGTAG
- a CDS encoding Flp family type IVb pilin: MKAFIVKFLKNESGATAIEYGLIATGIAIAIIAAVNGVGTALSGTFNSISGSLK, encoded by the coding sequence ATGAAGGCTTTTATCGTTAAGTTCTTGAAGAACGAATCCGGCGCGACGGCCATCGAATACGGACTGATTGCGACCGGCATTGCCATCGCCATCATCGCTGCGGTGAATGGCGTCGGCACGGCGCTGAGCGGGACCTTCAACTCGATCAGCGGTTCCCTGAAGTAA
- a CDS encoding outer membrane protein assembly factor BamD: MSAMRMALEPRSSSDVSGLTKAARTLRFAAGLIVLALPLSGCGTGALWDKFMAKDDTFVDEPADKLYNEGLYMMNEKKDLKAASKKFEEVDRQHPYSDWARKSLLMSAYSFYQAGDYDSCIGSATRYVTLHPGSPDASYAQYLIAASHFDQIPDISRDQGRTEKAIAALEEVVRKYPTSEYATQAKAKIQAARDQLAGKEMAVGRYYIEKRDFTAAINRFKTVVTQYQTTRHVEEALYRLTEAYMAIGIAGEAQTAAAVLGHNFPDSRWYKDAYNLVKSGGLEPSENQGSWISRTFKKIGLG, encoded by the coding sequence ATGTCGGCAATGCGTATGGCGCTCGAACCACGCTCCTCTTCTGACGTCTCCGGCCTGACGAAGGCCGCGCGCACGCTGCGCTTTGCGGCGGGCCTGATCGTGCTGGCATTGCCGCTCTCAGGCTGCGGCACCGGCGCGCTGTGGGACAAGTTCATGGCCAAGGACGATACCTTCGTCGATGAGCCCGCGGACAAGCTCTACAATGAGGGCTTGTACATGATGAACGAGAAGAAGGACCTGAAGGCCGCCTCGAAGAAGTTCGAGGAAGTCGACCGTCAGCACCCCTATTCGGACTGGGCGCGCAAGTCGCTGTTGATGTCGGCCTATTCGTTCTATCAGGCCGGCGACTATGACAGCTGCATCGGCTCGGCCACGCGCTACGTCACGCTGCATCCCGGCAGCCCGGACGCATCCTACGCGCAATACCTGATCGCGGCATCGCATTTCGACCAGATCCCGGACATCTCGCGCGACCAGGGCCGCACGGAGAAGGCGATCGCGGCGCTCGAAGAGGTGGTGCGCAAATATCCGACGTCGGAATACGCCACCCAGGCCAAGGCCAAGATCCAGGCCGCGCGCGACCAGCTCGCCGGCAAGGAAATGGCGGTCGGGCGCTACTACATCGAGAAGCGCGACTTCACTGCCGCGATCAACCGCTTCAAGACCGTGGTCACGCAATACCAGACCACGCGCCACGTCGAGGAGGCGCTGTACCGTCTCACCGAGGCCTATATGGCGATCGGCATCGCCGGCGAGGCACAGACGGCGGCCGCGGTGCTCGGCCACAATTTTCCAGACAGCCGCTGGTACAAGGACGCGTATAATCTAGTAAAGTCCGGAGGTCTCGAGCCGAGCGAGAATCAGGGTTCCTGGATCAGCAGGACCTTCAAGAAGATAGGTCTCGGCTAG
- the lpxC gene encoding UDP-3-O-acyl-N-acetylglucosamine deacetylase, producing the protein MKFSRQTTLRSQATVTGVGVHSGLPVSLTLGPAPVDSGFIFVRTGLDGADREVAATADAVIATEFATVLGDREGPLVSTAEHVLAALRGMGVDNATIEIDGQEVPIMDGSAAAFVAAIDQAGIVTQPGVRRFIQVLKPVQVKIGDAMGELRPFAGGFRAEVEIEFTNKVIGHQTFSFDLSPEGFRRDVARARTFGCMNDVARLWGAGFALGASFDNTVVFDEARLLNTEGLRYANECARHKVLDVIGDLALAGLPLLGSYRSVRGGHKLNNAVLKALLSDRSAWRVVESETARRPVRGHVEAGASTVGGLVSPAYGPDVS; encoded by the coding sequence ATGAAGTTCAGCCGTCAAACCACGCTTCGGTCGCAAGCCACCGTGACTGGCGTAGGCGTTCATTCTGGTCTTCCTGTCAGTCTCACGTTGGGACCAGCGCCCGTTGATTCGGGTTTTATTTTTGTCCGCACCGGTCTCGACGGTGCCGACCGCGAAGTCGCCGCCACCGCTGACGCTGTGATCGCAACCGAGTTCGCGACGGTGCTGGGTGACCGCGAAGGGCCGCTGGTTTCGACCGCGGAACACGTGCTCGCTGCGCTGCGCGGCATGGGCGTCGACAACGCCACCATCGAAATCGACGGGCAGGAAGTTCCGATCATGGACGGCAGCGCTGCGGCGTTTGTCGCAGCGATCGACCAGGCCGGCATCGTGACCCAGCCCGGCGTCCGCCGCTTCATCCAGGTGCTCAAGCCGGTGCAGGTCAAGATCGGCGACGCGATGGGCGAGCTGCGTCCGTTCGCCGGCGGGTTCCGCGCCGAAGTCGAGATCGAATTCACCAACAAGGTGATTGGCCACCAGACCTTCTCGTTCGACCTTTCGCCGGAAGGCTTCCGCCGCGATGTCGCCCGTGCCCGCACCTTCGGCTGCATGAACGACGTGGCGCGGTTGTGGGGCGCCGGCTTCGCGCTCGGCGCCTCCTTCGACAACACAGTGGTGTTCGACGAGGCCCGCCTGCTCAACACCGAGGGCCTGCGCTATGCCAACGAGTGCGCCCGCCACAAGGTGCTCGACGTGATCGGCGATCTCGCGCTGGCCGGCCTGCCGCTGCTCGGCAGCTACCGTTCGGTCCGGGGCGGTCACAAGCTCAACAACGCGGTGCTGAAGGCGCTGCTCTCCGACCGCAGCGCCTGGCGCGTGGTCGAATCGGAAACCGCCCGGCGGCCGGTCCGTGGCCATGTCGAGGCCGGTGCAAGCACGGTGGGCGGCCTTGTCTCCCCGGCCTATGGTCCGGACGTGTCCTGA
- the recN gene encoding DNA repair protein RecN codes for MLARLSIRDIVLIERLDIEFSRGLAVLTGETGAGKSILLDAFALALGGRGDAGLVRHGAEQGQVTATFDVPKGHPAAKILAENGLDDTGEMILRRVQLADGRTRAFINDQAISVQTLKAVGAVLVEIHGQHDERALVDASTHRQLLDAFAGHEKDVAALEALWDIRRTANADLDEHRVGMERAAREADYLRHASQELKALAPKEGEETELANRRTTMMQGEKVATDLREAQEAIGGSHSPVSALSAAVRRLERRAANAPALIEPAVKAIDIAINALEEADQHLHAALAATDFDPAELERIEERLFALRAASRKYSTPVDLLAALAAQYAGDVALIDAGADQLKKLEAAAREADQRYAASAAKLSAARSKAAEKLNKAVNAELAPLKLERAKFMTQVESNAAAPGPQGIDRVEFWVQTNPGTKPGPMMKVASGGELSRFLLALKVVLADRGSAPTLVFDEIDTGVGGAVADAIGSRLARLAGKVQVMAVTHAPQVAARASQHLLISKDALDKGKRVATRVNALAADHRREEIARMLAGAEITAEARAAAERLLRAAS; via the coding sequence ATGCTGGCGCGTCTGTCGATCCGTGACATCGTCCTGATCGAACGGCTCGATATCGAATTCTCCCGTGGCCTCGCGGTGCTGACCGGCGAAACCGGCGCAGGCAAATCCATCCTGCTCGATGCCTTTGCGCTGGCGCTTGGCGGCCGCGGCGATGCCGGACTGGTGCGCCATGGCGCCGAGCAGGGCCAGGTCACCGCCACGTTCGATGTCCCGAAGGGGCATCCGGCGGCCAAGATCTTGGCCGAGAACGGCCTCGACGACACCGGTGAGATGATCCTGCGCCGCGTGCAGCTGGCCGACGGCCGCACCCGCGCCTTCATCAACGACCAGGCGATCAGCGTGCAGACCCTGAAGGCGGTCGGCGCCGTTCTGGTCGAGATCCACGGCCAGCACGACGAGCGCGCTCTGGTCGACGCCTCCACCCATCGTCAACTGCTCGACGCCTTCGCCGGCCACGAGAAGGACGTCGCGGCGCTGGAAGCGCTGTGGGATATCAGGCGGACCGCCAATGCCGATCTCGACGAGCATCGCGTCGGCATGGAGCGCGCCGCGCGCGAGGCCGACTATCTGCGCCATGCCTCCCAGGAGCTGAAGGCGTTGGCGCCGAAGGAGGGCGAGGAGACCGAGCTCGCCAACCGCCGTACCACCATGATGCAGGGCGAGAAGGTCGCGACCGATTTGCGCGAGGCGCAGGAGGCGATCGGCGGCTCGCATTCGCCGGTGTCGGCGCTGTCGGCCGCGGTGCGGCGGTTGGAGCGGCGCGCCGCCAATGCGCCCGCCCTGATCGAGCCCGCAGTGAAGGCGATCGACATTGCGATCAATGCGCTGGAAGAGGCCGACCAGCACCTCCATGCCGCGCTGGCGGCGACCGATTTCGATCCGGCCGAGCTCGAGCGCATCGAGGAGCGGTTGTTCGCGCTGCGTGCCGCCTCGCGCAAATATTCGACGCCGGTCGATCTGCTGGCCGCGCTGGCTGCGCAATATGCCGGCGACGTCGCGTTGATCGATGCCGGCGCCGACCAGCTGAAGAAGCTGGAAGCGGCAGCCCGTGAGGCCGACCAGCGCTACGCTGCTTCGGCCGCAAAACTGTCGGCGGCGCGCAGCAAGGCGGCCGAGAAGCTCAACAAGGCCGTCAATGCCGAGCTCGCCCCGCTCAAGCTCGAGCGCGCGAAGTTCATGACCCAGGTCGAGAGCAACGCCGCCGCGCCGGGCCCGCAGGGCATCGACCGCGTCGAGTTCTGGGTCCAGACCAATCCGGGCACCAAGCCGGGACCGATGATGAAGGTCGCCTCCGGCGGCGAGCTGTCGCGCTTCCTGCTGGCCCTCAAGGTCGTGCTGGCCGATCGCGGCTCGGCGCCGACTTTGGTGTTCGACGAGATCGACACCGGCGTCGGAGGCGCGGTGGCGGACGCGATCGGCTCGCGGCTGGCGCGTCTTGCCGGCAAGGTGCAGGTGATGGCGGTGACCCATGCGCCGCAGGTCGCGGCCCGCGCCAGCCAGCATCTCCTGATCTCCAAGGACGCGCTCGACAAGGGCAAGCGCGTCGCCACCCGCGTCAATGCGCTCGCCGCCGACCACCGCCGCGAGGAGATCGCGCGCATGCTGGCCGGCGCCGAGATCACCGCCGAGGCCCGCGCCGCCGCGGAACGGCTGCTCAGGGCGGCGAGCTAG